In the Natronobacterium texcoconense genome, one interval contains:
- a CDS encoding ABC transporter ATP-binding protein: MTNDTPAIEFESVTQTFGHITALSDLSLEVHPGERYGFLGPNGAGKTTAIGLLLNFLRPTDGTVRVFGRNVQSNELAVKSRTGALPQGFTPYSNLTGYEHLEFACSVRGVDTDPEDVLERVGLLDAAEQKANGYSQGMVRRLGFAMALVGEPDLLILDEPIAGLDPSGAARIRELIREQNERGATVFVSSHQLAQVETICDRVGIISEGTMVAEASVSELQARIDGGPRLVITLADGPVSVPDAVMAVEGVEDAWVDESRVIVSCESASVRTDVLVALEEAGIDVIDFETERASLEDVFAAYADTENV; the protein is encoded by the coding sequence ATGACAAACGATACTCCCGCAATAGAGTTCGAGTCAGTAACTCAAACGTTCGGTCACATTACTGCCCTTTCGGACCTCTCACTTGAGGTCCATCCCGGAGAACGATACGGCTTTCTCGGTCCGAACGGTGCCGGAAAAACGACAGCCATCGGCTTGTTGTTGAACTTCCTGCGTCCAACTGATGGAACAGTTCGCGTTTTCGGTCGGAACGTACAGTCAAACGAACTTGCAGTGAAGTCCCGAACGGGTGCTCTCCCACAGGGATTTACACCATACTCGAATCTCACGGGATACGAACATCTCGAGTTCGCGTGTTCGGTTCGCGGAGTCGACACTGACCCTGAAGACGTCCTCGAACGCGTTGGATTACTAGATGCTGCGGAACAAAAGGCAAATGGGTACTCACAGGGAATGGTCCGTCGGCTTGGGTTTGCGATGGCGCTTGTCGGCGAGCCCGACCTGTTAATTTTGGATGAGCCGATCGCCGGACTCGATCCGAGCGGCGCAGCTCGCATCCGAGAACTGATCCGTGAACAGAACGAGCGCGGAGCCACTGTATTCGTTTCGTCGCACCAGCTTGCCCAAGTCGAGACTATTTGTGATCGAGTCGGCATCATCTCTGAAGGGACGATGGTCGCCGAAGCATCCGTTTCGGAACTTCAGGCCCGTATCGACGGAGGGCCACGGCTCGTCATCACATTGGCGGACGGGCCTGTATCGGTTCCTGACGCCGTAATGGCAGTCGAGGGCGTCGAAGATGCGTGGGTCGACGAGAGCCGAGTGATTGTCAGCTGTGAATCCGCGAGCGTTCGAACCGACGTGCTCGTCGCTCTCGAAGAAGCTGGAATCGACGTCATCGATTTCGAGACCGAACGTGCATCACTTGAAGATGTCTTCGCTGCGTACGCAGATACGGAAAACGTGTAA
- a CDS encoding 30S ribosomal protein S12, protein MANGKYAARKLKKDRQNQRWSDSDYARRARGLREKSDPLEGAPQGRGIVLEKVGIEAKQPNSAIRKCVRVQLIKNGKQVTAFCPGDGAISFIDEHDEVTIAGIGGAKGRAMGDLSGVNYKVDKVNGVALKELVRGNAEKPVR, encoded by the coding sequence ATGGCAAACGGCAAATACGCCGCGCGCAAGCTCAAGAAGGACCGCCAGAACCAGCGGTGGTCCGACTCTGACTACGCGCGCCGCGCCCGTGGGCTTCGCGAGAAGTCCGACCCGCTCGAGGGCGCACCACAGGGTCGAGGTATCGTACTCGAGAAAGTCGGCATCGAAGCAAAGCAGCCTAACTCGGCGATCCGAAAGTGCGTTCGAGTGCAGCTGATCAAGAACGGGAAGCAGGTCACCGCGTTCTGTCCCGGTGACGGTGCCATCTCGTTCATCGACGAGCACGACGAAGTGACCATCGCCGGTATCGGTGGGGCGAAGGGTCGTGCGATGGGTGACCTCTCCGGTGTCAACTACAAGGTCGACAAGGTCAACGGCGTCGCGCTGAAGGAACTCGTTCGCGGAAACGCGGAGAAGCCGGTGCGATAA
- a CDS encoding twin-arginine translocation signal domain-containing protein, translating into MSDDSHGRLNLDRRTLLKRTSAASAVALLGATGSAVATDDLQEGVVNEVSLDTDGYDDLEEASIIFLKRKEREIVRTKIHSAHEVNPEGADEDADPTKVSYSLSYDDTTGVEVTEAQDVARLESGDFTLERTETTTTLTEHLRDNSLQQSDDVKINIPEEPELGNLGDAATWVQTESSECGPLARTNLAIEYTPTSGDYDIDDSIGIFETADGETCDGEEFGDRFPCSDLPPGVDCDIPDAFNTTWHVDSSDDSLTSAEAEYYNNDFPIIPESTADHSQDTWFDGNELNVEGTVDHSGTLGFRTIIDFLLGSDAGVLFY; encoded by the coding sequence ATGTCCGATGATAGTCACGGACGGTTGAATCTCGACCGACGAACGTTACTTAAACGAACGAGCGCCGCATCTGCCGTTGCACTTCTCGGAGCGACCGGAAGTGCTGTCGCAACGGACGACCTGCAGGAGGGTGTAGTAAACGAGGTCTCACTCGATACTGACGGGTACGACGATCTGGAAGAAGCTTCGATAATCTTTTTGAAACGTAAAGAGCGCGAAATCGTCCGCACTAAAATCCATTCGGCGCACGAAGTGAACCCGGAGGGAGCAGACGAAGACGCCGATCCAACGAAGGTTAGTTACAGCCTCTCTTACGACGATACGACCGGAGTCGAAGTCACTGAAGCGCAGGACGTGGCTCGGCTGGAAAGCGGTGATTTCACGCTTGAGCGGACCGAGACTACGACGACTCTGACGGAGCATTTGCGTGATAATTCGCTACAACAGAGTGACGACGTTAAAATAAACATCCCTGAGGAACCGGAACTTGGAAATCTCGGTGACGCGGCAACGTGGGTTCAAACCGAATCGAGCGAGTGTGGTCCTCTTGCTCGAACGAACCTCGCGATTGAGTATACGCCGACTAGCGGTGATTACGATATCGACGACTCTATTGGCATTTTCGAAACGGCTGACGGGGAGACGTGTGACGGCGAAGAGTTCGGCGATCGGTTCCCCTGTAGTGATCTTCCGCCGGGAGTCGACTGTGATATTCCGGATGCATTCAACACGACGTGGCACGTCGACAGCTCAGACGACTCTCTTACGTCTGCGGAAGCTGAATACTACAACAATGATTTCCCCATCATTCCGGAATCGACCGCTGATCACAGTCAAGATACGTGGTTTGATGGGAACGAACTGAACGTGGAAGGAACAGTTGATCACTCGGGTACACTTGGGTTCCGTACAATAATTGATTTCCTCTTAGGAAGTGACGCTGGCGTCCTCTTTTACTGA
- a CDS encoding ABC transporter permease, with translation MKLAPFVDSSDGSGRTTPADTVAQARITAAIAKMEIRQFRWSRLVALFIAFFGFSAWRIVSSIRPVEGEGGRGSRYTFLEYPETYDAVYAVYGFMSYTFHVNSFVFLVPLLGLVLGYGAVVTPRATGQLKTVLAFPCSRAAILIGTLLGRGIILTAVIGTGLLVGWITILVQFETAQAGFYAAFSAATIGYGFVWLSIGFALSSLFATPRRVAAAVFTVFIGFTFNWHEIAVNALGLFPDAYSVDPRQAYLILASAPYEEIIPKVHLAPHEDIDGFGTTVVGTQIAEVAAVPLHLSWPVAVCVLGLWIFVPLVITYNRLRRLSLT, from the coding sequence GTGAAGTTGGCTCCTTTCGTCGACTCGTCCGATGGGTCTGGTCGGACGACACCGGCAGACACAGTCGCACAAGCGAGAATAACGGCTGCAATCGCCAAGATGGAAATTCGCCAGTTTCGATGGTCGCGGCTAGTTGCTCTGTTCATCGCTTTCTTCGGGTTCTCTGCTTGGCGAATTGTAAGCAGTATTCGCCCCGTAGAAGGTGAAGGAGGAAGAGGCAGCCGGTATACGTTCCTCGAATATCCGGAGACGTACGATGCCGTCTACGCCGTGTACGGGTTCATGAGTTATACGTTCCACGTGAATTCGTTTGTGTTCCTCGTTCCGCTACTGGGCTTAGTGCTCGGGTACGGAGCGGTCGTTACTCCTCGAGCGACCGGACAACTCAAAACCGTACTTGCATTTCCCTGTTCGCGCGCGGCCATACTAATTGGAACATTGCTTGGCAGAGGAATCATTCTTACAGCCGTGATCGGTACTGGTCTCCTCGTCGGCTGGATAACGATTCTCGTTCAATTCGAGACGGCCCAAGCCGGATTCTACGCCGCGTTCTCCGCGGCGACGATCGGGTACGGATTCGTCTGGTTGAGTATTGGGTTCGCTCTGTCGTCGCTATTCGCGACGCCACGACGAGTGGCGGCTGCAGTGTTCACGGTGTTTATCGGCTTCACGTTCAACTGGCACGAAATCGCCGTTAACGCTCTTGGGCTATTCCCTGACGCGTATAGTGTCGACCCACGACAGGCGTATCTAATACTTGCTTCGGCCCCCTACGAAGAAATCATCCCGAAGGTCCACCTCGCGCCCCACGAGGATATCGACGGCTTCGGTACCACCGTTGTCGGAACACAGATCGCGGAGGTAGCCGCGGTGCCGCTACATCTTTCTTGGCCGGTCGCCGTCTGCGTCCTCGGGTTGTGGATTTTCGTCCCGCTGGTAATCACGTACAACAGACTCCGACGGCTATCACTTACGTAA
- a CDS encoding NusA-like transcription termination signal-binding factor, whose amino-acid sequence MGVTLDDDTRQYLAAFEDVTGVNGRDCIVTGESENRLLIVVENDRIGEAIGPGGRTVSRFEERVGMPVRLVEGADDPETFVANTLAPAAVYNVTISENEDTVAYVEVAQEDRGVAIGSNGRTIDAARRLVDRHFGIDDIQLI is encoded by the coding sequence ATGGGTGTCACGCTCGACGACGACACCCGCCAGTACCTCGCCGCGTTCGAAGACGTGACGGGGGTAAACGGTCGGGATTGCATCGTCACTGGCGAGAGCGAGAACCGCCTGCTGATCGTCGTCGAAAACGACCGTATCGGCGAGGCGATCGGTCCCGGTGGGCGAACCGTCTCACGGTTCGAGGAACGGGTCGGTATGCCGGTTCGACTCGTGGAAGGGGCCGACGACCCCGAGACATTCGTCGCGAACACCCTCGCGCCCGCCGCAGTGTACAACGTCACGATCAGCGAGAACGAGGACACGGTCGCCTACGTCGAGGTCGCCCAGGAGGACCGCGGTGTCGCGATCGGTTCGAACGGCCGGACGATCGACGCGGCCCGGCGGCTGGTCGATCGGCACTTCGGGATCGACGACATCCAGTTGATTTAG
- a CDS encoding transcriptional regulator FilR1 domain-containing protein, with translation MTDFIEEIERAEHLQRLTTIAKYAPNCFEDIPAEILMQCEVNIRESGYPNGPLEKVIEIVQSATEVYTFAPTVTQQFLDAHRTVLEQHQSVELVIGSAGLEGIRSSSVIDLSTAFNGVIYVYDGPTEPIGLVRTDDHVIVLVYDEHGTVHGIVFGNHDQFRTWGASLYEKYRKNATVVSSTNF, from the coding sequence ATGACTGATTTTATTGAGGAGATCGAGCGTGCAGAACACCTTCAAAGGTTAACCACGATTGCTAAATATGCGCCAAATTGCTTCGAAGATATCCCTGCAGAAATCCTTATGCAGTGTGAAGTGAATATTCGAGAATCAGGATATCCGAACGGGCCACTCGAGAAAGTTATCGAAATTGTTCAATCCGCAACTGAGGTATACACGTTCGCACCGACCGTTACACAGCAATTCCTTGATGCGCATCGAACAGTCTTGGAGCAACACCAGTCAGTCGAGTTGGTTATCGGATCAGCCGGATTAGAAGGCATCCGATCCAGCAGCGTGATCGACCTTTCTACTGCGTTCAATGGTGTAATATACGTATACGATGGGCCCACAGAGCCGATCGGTCTCGTTCGTACGGACGATCACGTAATTGTGCTAGTCTACGATGAGCACGGTACAGTTCACGGAATTGTTTTTGGAAACCACGATCAATTCCGAACGTGGGGAGCATCACTCTATGAAAAGTATCGCAAAAATGCCACCGTTGTTTCATCGACTAATTTTTGA
- a CDS encoding ABC transporter permease subunit → MERWRVSNKCSDKTYWKRWPRNYDLRRPYQVFLLECQLISRSTTNRVIAAAVFVAFVAPIVWVSEDTIGSSEGATFVVLEEGHTVSAAYWFHGIDIYVVLLPLFAFLFGYGTIASERDDGTLTVLGSLPVTRFDIYIGKALARILVFSGIIFVGVLAGLFGIFVTNPMMASPYGHLLASVPTVLFGTALVSIAIAVSSLLSSRLHALSGAIVGYFGLVFGAVWTLGSAPLAIVGHPFHGYSTVIATLFDTMYPSLEVALSSGSQSPDTLLLFVTGPVAILVLFAWICGPLAIGYLGFRREVILS, encoded by the coding sequence ATGGAACGTTGGAGAGTTTCAAATAAGTGTTCGGACAAAACTTACTGGAAGAGGTGGCCGAGGAACTACGACCTCCGCCGGCCGTATCAAGTGTTTCTACTTGAGTGCCAGTTGATCAGTCGATCGACGACAAATCGCGTTATTGCTGCCGCCGTGTTCGTTGCTTTCGTTGCACCAATTGTATGGGTTTCGGAAGATACGATCGGGTCGTCCGAAGGGGCAACCTTCGTCGTTCTCGAGGAAGGGCACACGGTTTCAGCCGCCTACTGGTTTCACGGCATCGACATTTATGTCGTTTTGCTTCCGCTGTTCGCGTTCCTTTTCGGTTACGGCACAATTGCCTCAGAACGAGATGACGGGACGCTTACGGTACTCGGATCACTTCCGGTAACTCGATTCGATATATACATTGGAAAGGCGCTCGCGCGAATACTCGTCTTTTCAGGAATTATTTTTGTCGGCGTCCTTGCCGGATTGTTCGGGATATTCGTAACGAATCCGATGATGGCGTCACCGTACGGCCACTTACTGGCAAGTGTTCCGACTGTGCTTTTCGGCACTGCGCTCGTCTCCATCGCTATCGCCGTGTCTTCACTTCTTTCCAGTCGGTTACACGCATTGAGCGGCGCGATTGTGGGCTATTTCGGACTTGTATTTGGCGCAGTGTGGACGCTCGGGTCTGCCCCACTGGCAATCGTCGGACATCCGTTTCACGGATATTCAACGGTGATTGCAACACTCTTCGACACGATGTATCCATCACTCGAAGTCGCCCTCTCGAGCGGAAGCCAATCACCGGACACACTGTTGTTGTTCGTAACGGGACCAGTTGCCATCCTCGTTCTCTTTGCCTGGATCTGCGGTCCACTCGCGATCGGATACCTCGGATTTCGACGGGAGGTGATTCTGTCGTGA
- a CDS encoding alpha-hydroxy-acid oxidizing protein, with the protein MSNDANSPSYGRERLVEVYTEGMLADRTPTLPPRFEDLEAEARETLEPEAYAYVAGSAGAERTERENREAFSKWRIVPRMLQGVEDRDLSVELFGETYEAPVGLAPIGVQSILHEEAETGAARAAADLGLPFVQSTAATDPLEDVAEAVGDEPAWFQLYWSSNRDLTQSFVERAEDAGYDALVVTVDTPVISWRERDVEQAYLPFLDGEGVGNYFTDPVFEDLVGGDPQENQDSAVMQFVDVFGDASLTWDDLEWLAGLTDLPILVKGIVHHEDAVLALESGADGVIVSNHGGRQVDNALPAIEALPRVVDHLESEGYGDAPVLFDSGIRRGADAVVTLALGAEMVLLGRPYAYGLAIDGEDGVREVCRNFLADLDLTMGLSGRDSVGDLDRSLLVERTG; encoded by the coding sequence ATGAGCAACGACGCGAACTCGCCGTCGTACGGTCGCGAACGGCTGGTAGAAGTCTATACCGAGGGGATGCTGGCCGATAGAACGCCGACGCTACCGCCACGGTTCGAAGACCTCGAGGCCGAAGCACGCGAGACACTCGAGCCCGAAGCCTACGCTTACGTCGCCGGTAGTGCGGGCGCCGAACGGACCGAACGCGAGAACCGCGAGGCGTTCTCGAAGTGGCGGATCGTTCCCCGGATGTTACAGGGGGTCGAGGACCGGGACCTCTCGGTCGAGTTATTCGGCGAGACGTACGAGGCACCGGTCGGCCTCGCACCGATCGGCGTCCAGTCGATCCTCCACGAGGAGGCAGAGACGGGAGCAGCGCGGGCCGCCGCCGACCTCGGGCTGCCGTTCGTCCAGAGTACGGCCGCGACGGACCCGCTCGAGGACGTGGCCGAAGCCGTCGGCGACGAGCCCGCCTGGTTCCAGTTATACTGGAGTTCGAACCGCGACCTGACGCAGAGCTTCGTCGAGCGTGCCGAGGACGCGGGGTACGACGCGCTCGTCGTCACCGTCGACACGCCCGTCATCAGCTGGCGGGAACGCGACGTCGAACAGGCTTATCTCCCCTTCCTCGACGGCGAGGGCGTCGGCAACTACTTCACCGACCCCGTCTTCGAGGATCTGGTCGGCGGCGACCCCCAGGAGAACCAGGACAGCGCCGTCATGCAGTTCGTCGACGTCTTCGGCGACGCCTCGCTCACATGGGACGACCTCGAGTGGCTCGCCGGACTGACGGACCTCCCGATCCTGGTGAAGGGAATCGTCCACCACGAGGATGCGGTACTGGCGCTCGAGTCGGGTGCGGACGGCGTGATCGTCTCGAACCACGGCGGGCGACAGGTCGACAACGCGCTGCCGGCGATCGAGGCGCTGCCGCGGGTAGTGGATCACCTCGAGTCGGAGGGGTACGGCGACGCGCCGGTACTGTTCGACAGCGGGATCAGGCGCGGCGCGGACGCCGTCGTCACGCTGGCACTCGGTGCGGAGATGGTCCTTCTCGGACGACCGTACGCCTACGGGCTCGCGATCGACGGCGAGGACGGCGTCCGGGAGGTCTGTCGGAACTTCCTCGCGGATCTGGACCTGACGATGGGGCTCTCCGGACGCGACTCCGTTGGAGACCTCGATCGGTCGCTGTTGGTCGAACGTACGGGCTGA
- a CDS encoding 30S ribosomal protein S7: MSAEDQPDPDAPAGGADVSADLFGEWEIGEIEYSDPSTERYITVTPVAHTAGRHASKQFKKSQISIVERFINRLMQTEENTGKKQKTLNYVRDAFDIIHERTEDNPIQVLVTAVENAAPREETVRLKYGGISVPKAVDVAPQRRVDQALKFLAEGVHNDSFKTATSVEEAIASQLIGAANYDVQTYAVSQKEEKERVAAAAR; the protein is encoded by the coding sequence ATGTCGGCAGAAGATCAGCCGGACCCGGACGCCCCCGCGGGCGGTGCGGACGTCTCGGCGGACCTCTTCGGCGAGTGGGAGATCGGCGAGATCGAGTATTCGGACCCTTCGACCGAGCGTTACATCACGGTGACGCCGGTCGCACACACCGCTGGCCGACACGCCAGCAAGCAGTTCAAGAAGTCCCAGATCTCGATCGTCGAGCGCTTCATCAACCGTCTGATGCAGACCGAGGAGAACACGGGCAAGAAGCAGAAGACGCTCAACTACGTCCGTGACGCCTTCGACATCATCCACGAGCGCACCGAGGACAATCCGATCCAGGTGCTCGTGACCGCCGTCGAGAACGCGGCACCTCGAGAGGAGACCGTCCGCCTGAAGTACGGTGGCATCTCCGTCCCGAAGGCCGTCGACGTCGCCCCACAGCGCCGAGTCGACCAGGCACTGAAGTTCCTGGCCGAAGGCGTTCACAACGACTCGTTCAAGACGGCCACGTCCGTCGAGGAAGCGATCGCGAGCCAGCTCATCGGCGCGGCCAACTACGACGTCCAGACGTACGCCGTCAGTCAGAAAGAGGAGAAAGAGCGCGTCGCGGCTGCCGCACGCTAA
- a CDS encoding elongation factor EF-2, which translates to MGRRKKIVQECERLMDEPENIRNIAIAAHVDHGKTTLSDNLLAGAGMISDETAGEQLAMDTEEDEQERGITIDAANVSMTHEYEGENHLINLIDTPGHVDFGGDVTRAMRAVDGALVVVDAVEGAMPQTETVLRQALREGVKPTLFINKVDRLISELQEGPEEMQERLLAVIRDVNELIRGMTEDMDDVDDWTVSVEDGTVGFGSALYKWGVSMPSMQRTGMDFAEIMELERSDKRQELHEKTPLSDVVLDMVCEHFPNPVDAQPRRVPRIWRGDAESGLAEEMRLVDEDGEVVFMVTDIAMDPHAGEVASGRVFSGSLEKGQELYVSGTAGKNRVQSVGIYMGGEREEVEEVPAGNIAAVTGLKDAIAGSTVSSTEMTPFESIEHISEPVITKSVEAQNMDDLPKLIETLRQVSKEDPTIQININEDTGEHLISGQGELHLEVITQRIEKNQGIPVNTGEPIVVFREQPQEASAEVEGISPNRHNRFYISIEPMANELVETIQLGEASMDMPEQERREALQDAGMEKDDSQNVEHIHGTNILLDQTKGIQHLNETMELVIEGFEEALDNGPLANEPVQGTLIRLHDARLHEDTIHRGPAQVIPATRQALHNALIDGTIKMLEPMQDVRIDVPNDHMGAASGEIQGRRGRVDDMYQEGDLMVVEGIAPVGEMIGFASDIRSATEGRASWNTENAGFEVMSDSLQREKIMEIRERKGMKLELPETIDYI; encoded by the coding sequence ATGGGCCGACGCAAGAAGATCGTCCAAGAGTGTGAACGGCTGATGGACGAACCGGAGAACATCCGGAACATCGCCATCGCCGCTCACGTCGACCACGGGAAAACAACCCTCTCCGACAACCTGCTGGCTGGCGCGGGCATGATCTCCGACGAGACTGCCGGCGAACAGCTCGCGATGGACACGGAGGAAGACGAACAGGAACGTGGGATCACCATCGACGCGGCAAACGTTTCGATGACCCACGAGTACGAGGGCGAGAACCACCTCATCAACCTCATCGACACGCCGGGCCACGTCGACTTCGGTGGCGACGTCACCCGAGCGATGCGTGCCGTCGACGGTGCACTGGTGGTCGTCGACGCCGTCGAAGGCGCGATGCCCCAGACCGAGACCGTCCTGCGCCAGGCACTGCGCGAAGGCGTCAAGCCGACCCTGTTCATCAACAAGGTCGACCGCCTGATCTCCGAACTGCAGGAAGGTCCCGAGGAGATGCAGGAGCGGCTCCTCGCCGTCATCCGCGACGTCAACGAACTCATCCGCGGCATGACCGAGGACATGGACGATGTCGACGACTGGACCGTCTCCGTCGAGGACGGGACCGTCGGCTTCGGATCCGCTCTCTACAAGTGGGGCGTCTCGATGCCTTCGATGCAGCGCACCGGGATGGACTTCGCCGAGATCATGGAACTCGAGCGGTCGGACAAGCGTCAGGAGCTTCACGAGAAGACGCCGCTGTCGGACGTCGTGCTCGACATGGTCTGTGAGCACTTCCCGAACCCTGTCGACGCACAGCCCCGCCGTGTGCCACGTATCTGGCGTGGTGACGCCGAGTCCGGTCTCGCCGAGGAGATGCGCCTCGTCGACGAGGACGGCGAGGTCGTCTTCATGGTCACCGACATCGCGATGGACCCACACGCCGGCGAAGTCGCTTCCGGCCGCGTCTTCTCGGGTAGCCTCGAGAAGGGCCAGGAGCTGTACGTCTCCGGGACTGCGGGCAAGAACCGCGTCCAGTCCGTCGGCATCTACATGGGTGGCGAACGCGAGGAAGTCGAGGAGGTACCTGCGGGTAACATCGCAGCCGTCACCGGCCTCAAGGACGCCATCGCCGGCTCGACCGTCTCGAGCACGGAGATGACGCCGTTCGAGTCGATCGAACACATCTCCGAGCCCGTCATTACGAAGTCCGTCGAGGCACAGAACATGGACGACCTGCCGAAGCTGATCGAGACGCTGCGTCAGGTCTCCAAGGAAGACCCGACGATCCAGATCAACATCAACGAGGACACCGGCGAGCACCTGATCTCCGGACAGGGTGAGCTTCACCTCGAGGTCATCACCCAGCGTATCGAGAAGAACCAGGGGATCCCGGTCAACACCGGTGAACCGATCGTCGTCTTCCGCGAACAGCCCCAGGAAGCGAGCGCGGAGGTCGAGGGTATCTCGCCGAACCGCCACAACCGCTTCTACATCTCCATCGAACCGATGGCGAACGAACTCGTCGAGACGATCCAGCTCGGCGAGGCGTCGATGGACATGCCCGAGCAGGAACGCCGTGAGGCCCTGCAGGACGCCGGCATGGAGAAAGACGATTCCCAGAACGTCGAGCACATCCACGGGACGAACATCCTGCTCGACCAGACGAAGGGTATCCAGCACCTGAACGAGACGATGGAGCTGGTGATCGAAGGGTTCGAGGAAGCACTGGACAACGGCCCACTCGCGAACGAGCCAGTCCAGGGGACGCTCATCCGTCTGCACGACGCTCGACTCCACGAGGACACCATCCACCGTGGCCCGGCACAGGTCATCCCCGCAACCCGACAGGCGCTTCACAACGCCCTGATCGACGGGACGATCAAGATGCTCGAGCCGATGCAGGACGTCCGTATCGACGTGCCTAACGACCACATGGGTGCCGCCTCGGGCGAGATCCAGGGTCGTCGTGGCCGCGTCGACGACATGTACCAGGAAGGTGACCTCATGGTCGTCGAGGGTATCGCACCCGTCGGCGAGATGATCGGATTCGCGAGCGACATTCGCTCCGCGACCGAGGGTCGTGCCTCCTGGAACACCGAAAACGCCGGCTTCGAGGTCATGTCCGACTCGCTCCAGCGCGAGAAGATCATGGAGATCCGCGAGCGCAAGGGCATGAAGCTCGAGCTGCCGGAAACGATCGACTACATCTAA
- a CDS encoding DUF5781 family protein, which produces MDIRVQGPGPTSPFLSARDLFETEHDLSLPVYVRLQDDPDERTWAGHYDDRHVLNISRQAASSAMARELALHEFAHMARYEQEHPSHIQSTEEVLFLALAGKSVERRKLSHCYQIANHMKDIYADDITLAVGPGEKLLAYLESSLAAAVADRPDTPSRPGLERLSASADPDITAVNAAFALALAERHGLVTDESHRLYDLAHAAALDAPNVDFEGFKRRFRELAADPDSSSYRQVLVDATRDYVGGEGPAAD; this is translated from the coding sequence ATGGATATTCGCGTCCAGGGTCCAGGCCCAACCTCCCCGTTTCTCAGCGCCCGCGACCTCTTCGAAACCGAACACGACCTCTCGTTGCCGGTCTACGTTCGTCTGCAGGACGACCCCGACGAACGCACCTGGGCCGGCCACTACGACGACCGCCACGTCCTGAACATCTCGAGACAGGCCGCCTCGAGCGCGATGGCCCGCGAACTCGCCCTCCACGAGTTCGCACACATGGCCCGGTACGAACAGGAACACCCCTCCCACATCCAGTCGACCGAGGAAGTGCTCTTTCTCGCGCTGGCCGGCAAGAGCGTCGAACGGCGCAAACTCTCCCACTGCTACCAGATCGCCAACCACATGAAAGACATCTACGCCGACGACATCACGCTCGCCGTCGGCCCCGGCGAAAAACTGCTCGCCTATCTCGAGTCGAGTCTCGCTGCCGCCGTCGCTGACCGTCCCGACACCCCTTCCCGGCCGGGCCTCGAGCGACTCTCCGCGAGCGCCGACCCCGACATCACGGCCGTCAACGCCGCGTTCGCGCTCGCGCTCGCGGAACGACACGGCCTCGTCACCGACGAGAGTCACCGACTGTACGACCTCGCACACGCCGCCGCACTCGACGCCCCCAACGTCGACTTCGAGGGGTTCAAGCGCCGCTTCCGGGAACTCGCAGCGGATCCCGACTCGAGTAGCTACCGGCAGGTGCTCGTCGACGCGACGCGGGACTACGTCGGTGGGGAAGGACCTGCGGCGGACTGA